The following nucleotide sequence is from Pseudarthrobacter psychrotolerans.
ACTGGCCGGCAGGCCCGAAACAGTGGGGGTGACGCTGCCGCTGAATCCGTTGGTGGAGGTCAGGGATACCGAATAGCTGACCGGGTCGCCCCGGTCAACCGTCCGGCTGGCGGGATTCACTTGGATGGTGACGCCCTTTGTTTTGTTGCCTTGGCTCCCGCCCTGGCTGGCCGCGAAGATGGTGCCCGCGGAAACGAGCATCACCACAAGACCCACCAATAGCACCTTCGCTACGGTGGTGGTTCTTCGCATGAGTGTGCGGAAGTACCCAGAATCATTCTGCACGTTCAGCCCTTCTGACCTGATCTGCAATGAGCGGGAGAGGTGGAATTCGCCAGCGGGAAGGTTCTGCTCCTTCCCGCCGGCGAAGCTTCTTAGACGCTGCCGACGGTGATCTTGACGACGGCACCCTTGCAGGCGCTTTGGTCCGTACCGGAAAGGTCAGTGAACGTCAGGGTTCCGCTGCCAACAGACGTGCCCGTTGATTTCTTCGCCACGGTGGTGTTGCTGGTATCAGCGGTGACGGGGAACCAGGCGGCCAGGCAGCCCGCTTTATCGGTGGTCACGGTGGCGGTCAGCACCCCCACCTTGGTGCTGGTATTGAGGTCGGCGTTGTCAGCCGTGTACGCCACCGTGCGTACGTCTCCGGGGGCAAGGCCGCCGTCGAACGTCGCGTGCAGGGTCACGGTGCCTTCGCCGACTGAGTTGGTGGCCGAGCCTAAACCTGAACCCGTGGTGGTCCAGTAGGCGTAGGCAGCGCCGCCGCCGCCTGCTACCAGTGCCAGTGCTCCGGCTGCTGCCAGGACTTTGTTCTTCTTGGTCATTTTGCGCATGAGTGAGACTCCTTGTGGCTGGGGGTAGTGACAGATAGTGAGACGCACAGCCCTCGGAGACCGCTAAGGGAACCTACTTCCGGCTGATCGATGACGCCCATACTTCCCGGCCCTGGTGGTCCCAACAACGCGTAGCAGTACTGGACTTTTACGCACCTCCCCGGCCACGACCTCTTGGATGAGGGGCAGGGTACTCAGTTTTCATCGACCGGCAAGGACGCGTCAGGTGCGCAGGGGCTCTTTGTGCGAGCAGTCGGTATCCCGACGTATTCCTTGTAGTTTCAAGCCAACAGACCCCACTCCGGATCTTCGGGCGGTGCCACACGCACGGTAAGCAGGTAGTACTTGAGTACTCCGCTGCCTGGCCGCCTTATGGCGTCTTCCGGGGCCCTGGCTTGTATATACTTCTGGTTATCGGTTTAGCAGCGGGCCGTTGGACAGTTCGTCGATCCAGCGACCCGTTGCCACCTTTTTGCCTTAACGGCGGGGTGTGCGCCGAATGTTGCCGGCTCGTTTGACCTGAGCGAATGGCACTAAGAACCGTGGCCAGCGAGTCAACAGCACAAACACCTTCATCAATCACCGAGCACCTGCACGAAGAACTCCTCAACAGCTCCGACGTAGAGGAGTTCCTGGATGAGCTCGCCCGGGTGTCCGCCCGCAACCTTTCCGAACCCGGCGACGAAGTGCTGTGCGGTATCACTCTCCTCCGTCAGCGTAAGGCGGCCACCATCGCCAGCAGCGGCGCCGCTGCCCGCGCTGTCAGCCACATTGAATATCAGTCCGAGCAAAGCCCGGGCATGGCTGCATCACTGGAGCAGGTGACGGTCCATGTTCCTGACCTGAAGGACGACGCACGCTGGCCCGAATACTGCGAAGCCGTCCTGGGCCAAGGCATCCGTACAGTCCTGGCCATCCCGTTCCGGCTGGAGGGGGAAACCAAGGCCACCCTGCTCCTCTACTCCCACCGGACCTCCCGCTTCGAGGGCCGGGTCCTGAAGGCTGCGGAGGACTTCGTCCGCCAGACCTCGCTGGCACTGCGGCTTGCGGTGCGTTTCGCGCATTACAGCGAAACGGCGGCGCACCTACGTGCCACCCTTGAATCACGCACAGTGATCGACATGGCCGTTGGCATCATCATGGCCCAGAACCGGTGCAGCCAGCAGGACGCTTTTGACCTCCTCAAAGCCGCGTCCAGCACGCGCAATTCCAAGCTGCATATCGTCGCAGCGGCCGTGGTGAATTCACTGGGCCAGGGGCCCGCCCGGACTTACTACGACGGTTGAACCCCGGCCCCGGCCGTCGGGCATCGAGGTGACCAGCGACGTGACCGCTGAGACGGCCAGTGGGCGGTCTGCGTAATACGTCATGATGACGCTTTACACCCACGCCAGCCCGTAAACTGGTGCCAGAGCCGGCTGAGGGGCCTTATGGAAACAAAACGTATCTGCCTTGTCATTGAGGACAACGATGACATCCGCGGTCTGGTCACGGTCGTCCTGACCCGCGCAGGCTTTGCCGTTCGTTCGGTTGCGACCGGTGCCGAAGGAATTGCCGCGGCCGCGGAACCATCGGTTGCGCTGATCACCCTGGACCTTGGCCTGCCGGACATGGACGGGCACGTAGTTGCCCGGGCAATCCGCGCATTAAGCACCGCTCCCATGCTGTTCCTCACCGCCCGGTCCGAGGAAGACGACATACTGGCCGGAATGGCCTCCGGCGCGGCCGCCTACCTGACCAAGCCGTTCCACCCCAAGGAACTGCAGGAACTCGCGCTGCAGCTCAGCCCGGCGGACGCCCCCGCCCGCAAGGATTCCACGCCGCAACGGCAGCAGTAAGCCGCCCGCCCTACCCTTCACAGGCGCAGCACATCCTCGGCAAATCGAAGCGATAGTTTGGTTGCCTACAACTGAGGCATGACTCCTCTCAAGAACAAACCACGCAAGGGCAGCCGGGTCCGGCGCGCCGTCGTCGCCGGGGCCATGGCCCTGACGCTTTCGGCAGGAGGTGCAACGGCCTGGGCGTTGGACCGGTTTGTGGTCCAGCACGTGGAAGTCTCGGACGTCTCCGCGTACCAGGCCAGCCAAACGGGAACCAGCGAATCCGGTTCCAGCCAGGGCACGACGGCGGCCACCACCACTGATTCCACCGCCGTCACCACAGACACGTCCTACGCTCTCTCACTTTTTCAAGAAAGTGAGAGAGCGTAGGGATTTAAGGGACATTAAGTGAGAGAGCGTCCGGGGGGTGGTGGGGAGGGGGCAGCGTTTTTGGGTCCTGTGAGCTTGCCGGTTATCGGCGCATACTTGAACGCACAGGCGGCCACGGCCATGGGAGGACACCATGAAGTTTCTCGGAGCACTGATTGTCATCTGGCTGATCATCGGAGGAATCGCCGCCTGGCAGCGCGGCTACTTCGGCGGGGCTCCCGGGTCCTGCGCCGAAGCGGGAACGGTGGCCGTGACCATCGTCGCCGGGCCCTTGAACTATCTGGGCGTCAACCCGCAGATCGCGTGCGAACTGCCCCAGCCCTCCCAGTAGCCACATCCTTTGGTGCCAGGGCGGGCGGTCCCTAGAGTAGTGAATGCCGGGCTCTGACTTTTGCTTGCGCCCGAAACTGATTCCGAAGCTTCGAAAGGACCGCCGAGATGGCATATGTCACCGTTGGAACCGAGAACAGCACCGATACCGAGCTCTATTATGAAGACCACGGGAGCGGCCAGCCCGTTGTCCTGATCCACGGCTACCCGCTGGACGGGTCCTCCTGGGAAAAGCAGACCACCGCCCTCCTGGAGGCCGGCTACCGCGTGATTACCTATGACCGCCGCGGCTTCGGCAAGTCCACGAAGACCACCAGCGGCTACGACTACGACACTTTCGCCGCCGACCTCAACACCCTCCTGAACAGGCTGGAAATCCACAACGCCGTACTGGTGGGCTTCTCGATGGGCACCGGCGAGATTGCCCGCTACCTGAGCACGTACGGTTCGGCCCGGGTGGCCCGCGCAGCCTTCCTCGGATCGCTGGAACCCTTCGTCCTGAAAACAGAAGACAACCCGGACGGTGTCCCGCAGGAGGTTTTTGACGGGCTCACGGAAGCCGTCACCGCGGACCGGTTCGCGTTCTTCACGGAATTCTTCAAGAACTTCTACAACTCGGACACGTTCCTGGGCACGCCGCGGCTCAGCCAGGAAGTCCTGGACGCCAGCTGGAAAATCGCATCAGGAGCCGGCGCCACCGCGTCAGTTGCCGCGCAGCCCACGTGGCTGACCGACTTCCGCGGGGACATCCCCCTGATCGATGTTCCCGCGCTGATCGTTCACGGCACGGCGGACAACATCCTCCCCATCGATGCCACCGGCCGCAGGTTCGCCAAGGCCCTGCCGTCGGCGGACTATGTGGAGATCGAGGGCGCCCCGCACGGCCTGCTGTGGACGCACGCCGCGGAAGTTAACGACGCACTGCTTGCCTTCCTGAAGAAGCAGACCGGATAACAAAAGAGTGGATGGGCCAGGCGATTCGCCTGGCCCATCCACTCTTCTAAGGCTTAGTCAGCTCAAGCCCTGGCAGCCTTGCCCGGCAACGCCAGCTTGAAGACCTTCGCCCAGGACGATCCAACCTGCTTCAGCAGCGGACCGGTGGTGTACTTCAGGCCGTAGCGCTGGCAGATCTCGCGTACCCGCGGAGCAACCTCGGCGTACCGGTTGGACGGCAGGTCCGGGAAGAGGTGGTGCTCGATCTGGTGCGACAGGTTGCCGGTCATCAGGTGCATGAACTTGGAACCGGAGATGTTGGCGGAGCCGATCATCTGGCGGACGTACCAGTCGCCGCGGGTTTCGCCTTCCACCATTTCCTCGGTGAAGGTGTCAGCGCCTTCAGGGAAGTGGCCGCAGAAGATCACGGCGTGTGCCCAGACGTTGCGGACGGCGTTGGCGGTCAGGGTGCCGTACAGCGCCTGCTTGCCGGAGCCAGTGAGCATGGCGACGGCGGGAGTGGCGGCGTAGTCCTTGGTGAACTGGGTGACTACCTTGCGGCCCAGCGCCTTGAGGTCCTTGAGCAGTGCTTCCTTGGACTTCTTGCCTGCCTGGTACTCGACAAGCTCCAGGTCGTAAATGGCGATGCCCCATTCGAATACAGGAGCCAGGATGGCGTTGTACAGCGGGTTGCCCAGGTTATGCGGCTTCCACGGCTGGCTCTCGTCCATCCGAAGGAGGTTGTATCCGACGTCGTTGTCCTTGCCCACCACGTTGGTCCAGCGGTGGTGAAGGTCATTGTGGCTGTGCTGCCAGGAGCGCGCCGGGGTAACGAAGTCCCATTCCCAGGTGGTGGAGTGGATGTCCGGGTCACGCATCCAGTCCCACTGGCCGTGGAGGATGTTGTGGCCGAGCTCCATGTTTTCCAGGATCTTGGCAAAGCTCAGCAGCGTGGTGCCGGCCACCCAGGCGGCCTTGTTCTTGCTGACCAGCAGTGCAGCACGGCCGGAGATCTCGAGTCCGCGCTGGATCTTGATCATGCGGCGGATGTAGGCGGCGTCGGAGGCGCCGCGCTTGGCGAGGATTTCGTCGCGGATCGCGTCGAGTTCCCGGCCCAGCTCAGCTACCTGTTCGTCGGAAAGGTGCGCGGCAGCGGGCGGGCGGACAGAGGGGCCGCCGGACTCGGCGAGCGCTCCGGGGCGCGTCTTTGCCGCTCCGGTCGGGGCGGCCTTGCTTTCTGAAACTGATTTGTTTTCTGAAACTACTGACATGCGTTAATGCTCCTCAGAGTTCGAGGTTGACGGGTCCGGCGGCTGCCGAGACACACGTTTGGATTAGTTGGCCGGGTTCGCCGTGGACTTCGTTGGTGCGAAGGTCACGGACCTGTCCGGCCAGGAGCGGAGTCAGGCAACTGTGGCAGATCCCCATCC
It contains:
- a CDS encoding GAF and ANTAR domain-containing protein; amino-acid sequence: MASESTAQTPSSITEHLHEELLNSSDVEEFLDELARVSARNLSEPGDEVLCGITLLRQRKAATIASSGAAARAVSHIEYQSEQSPGMAASLEQVTVHVPDLKDDARWPEYCEAVLGQGIRTVLAIPFRLEGETKATLLLYSHRTSRFEGRVLKAAEDFVRQTSLALRLAVRFAHYSETAAHLRATLESRTVIDMAVGIIMAQNRCSQQDAFDLLKAASSTRNSKLHIVAAAVVNSLGQGPARTYYDG
- a CDS encoding response regulator produces the protein METKRICLVIEDNDDIRGLVTVVLTRAGFAVRSVATGAEGIAAAAEPSVALITLDLGLPDMDGHVVARAIRALSTAPMLFLTARSEEDDILAGMASGAAAYLTKPFHPKELQELALQLSPADAPARKDSTPQRQQ
- a CDS encoding alpha/beta hydrolase: MAYVTVGTENSTDTELYYEDHGSGQPVVLIHGYPLDGSSWEKQTTALLEAGYRVITYDRRGFGKSTKTTSGYDYDTFAADLNTLLNRLEIHNAVLVGFSMGTGEIARYLSTYGSARVARAAFLGSLEPFVLKTEDNPDGVPQEVFDGLTEAVTADRFAFFTEFFKNFYNSDTFLGTPRLSQEVLDASWKIASGAGATASVAAQPTWLTDFRGDIPLIDVPALIVHGTADNILPIDATGRRFAKALPSADYVEIEGAPHGLLWTHAAEVNDALLAFLKKQTG
- a CDS encoding acyl-CoA desaturase, coding for MSVVSENKSVSESKAAPTGAAKTRPGALAESGGPSVRPPAAAHLSDEQVAELGRELDAIRDEILAKRGASDAAYIRRMIKIQRGLEISGRAALLVSKNKAAWVAGTTLLSFAKILENMELGHNILHGQWDWMRDPDIHSTTWEWDFVTPARSWQHSHNDLHHRWTNVVGKDNDVGYNLLRMDESQPWKPHNLGNPLYNAILAPVFEWGIAIYDLELVEYQAGKKSKEALLKDLKALGRKVVTQFTKDYAATPAVAMLTGSGKQALYGTLTANAVRNVWAHAVIFCGHFPEGADTFTEEMVEGETRGDWYVRQMIGSANISGSKFMHLMTGNLSHQIEHHLFPDLPSNRYAEVAPRVREICQRYGLKYTTGPLLKQVGSSWAKVFKLALPGKAARA